ACAGACCCACAGATATACACCCAACCACAGACAATTCTACATGCACACATACAGATACAACGTGTAACAGATATTTAAAAGGaatgcggacacacacacagacccatagCATGTCTTACATGTTGGAAATAGAATAAAGGGAGGTGGACCGGGTGTTTGAGGAGCTGAGCCGGTCAGAAACCACTGACAGACTGCCTTTCCTTtgtagagagagaacacacacacacacacacaccccgcatGGGTCAGAGCAGAGGACACACTGAGCTACAGAATAgcagtgagagaaaaaaacacacacaaaaagactGACGCACACCTTGTATGGGAGCACAGTGGACaaggcagaaacacacacaaatgaacaAACACCTCTTATGGGTGACAACATTGATAGTGACATATAGGGCAGGTACAGTGAGGTCACTGTATTTACACAGACATGATGTAGTACTACAGACTGATGTGATGGGACTGACCAAGTAACAGTAAAGTAACATTAAATGATGCTTTACTAAGCTGGGCATAAATAAGTGAGTAACTGTAATGACATCTGGAAGAAGTATTGTTGTGACTGAGTCTTGCAGTAATAGGAGTGACTTTATTTAAAGCTTGTCATAAGTCCTCTGAATGAGTGTTACGGTCTGCCTGCCGATTGGCCTGCATTTCCCACTGCTGATCTGGCGACCGGGACAAGTCACAGTAAAGATGGTCTTATTGTTTGCTTTGGAGTGAATCATCACTGTGAATGTTTTACAGACTGACCGTCTGAATCGCTGAACAATATTTTATGGAAGTAACGGAATCAGTGTTCCTCTGGAGAAATGGGTAGCAGTAACGGGGAAAGGTCAGGGGGGTTTCCCCCCCCCCTAGAGAATTTTTATGCAGAAGGACTGAGAAGCTCACTTCTGGTGACTTTTTAAAAGGACATTCTATCAAATTAAAAATATAATATCTACCTCAAGAAATGAGCCAAATAAATGAGCCAAATAACATTGGTAAAATTAGTTGTTTAAATTGTAACATAGTGGACCTTGCTTATAGCCTATGCATGGTTCATATGATCAGGTATGCTATTAGCAATAAGCATTATCACCTGTATCCCAACTGATGCAGCATAGTGGGTATAAATAAAAGGGCTGACGCATGGGGTAGCCTGTTGGGCTAATCATGAGTCCTGCATCGGGTCAGATAGGCATGGGTGagacaaaaataaatacattaaatcaGCTGGCGGGTGGAATAAACAAAACTTTTCAAACCGTGGGTCGGTTCGTGGTTCAGAACAATTACATTGCGGGTCGGGAAAAATTTTAAAATCAAGTCAGACTTTCAAAACCCAGGCACTTGTGTTGTGAATTCCACTCCGTGAGCGGCGAGACAGACATAAGTCTACCAGCCAAGCACGCATTAAAATGTTCTAATTTGTCCACGTTCAGCACTTATGTTCCCTCTCCCCACCagatcatttttatttatttaactaggcaagtcagttcatttagaacaaattcttatttacaagcgcgccgccctatgggactcccaatcacggccggttgtgatacaacacATTACAAAGCGTATTTTTTCTGGGTAGCCTAGGTTACGTGAAAATGGCTAACGTAGGCCTAACCGGAGGGGAAATAAGGTTGTGATAAAGGAATAGGCTACATCACCGTGGAAACGTGCTGCGAGAGTGAATTCTCGAAGTGCAAGCAGGTAGGCCTATTTTCGCTCATTCAGTTAATTCGAAGTTATTAATTCCATTCATTCAGCGTTGCTTCATTAGACCATACGCAGGCCATATAAAGACTAAACCGGTGCGGCTGGTAAAGCAGACGATTTTAGAGTCTGGGAATTCCCTCCCAATGACACTCGTAATTTGAACGATCCTCGAGAGGAATATTAATCTTGCATAACAAGATAACAAGCCGATTATGTAATAGATAAACTATTATACTGTGGGGTTGTCTGATTTTGTCTGCagaggaaaagtaaatgtggattgttccagcatcttcaaagtgcACCTCGGTATACTTTTTTTTAATGTCCCACATTTTTTTTTGCAGTGGCGCCACAGCTAAATGACTGCAGTGGAAACACTGAACTGAATACCTGGTCATTGACAGTGGCTACAGGTCTAAATACCTGGAAAAGGACTGTTACGGTAATGACAGTCTAAATAACCAGACAGTATTATGATAATGACGGAAGGGAATTACCTGGACATAGACTCAGGCAATCTGGCCCCAGGGTTCTTCTCATTCCAGTCTTTGGTGGAGAGGGGGTCTGAGAGAGTGGGGTCTGCCCCGGAGGACTCACCCTGCTGGGCTTTACAATCAACTCCGGTCCCCGGCTCCTCTCCCCCAGTACAGGCCTCCAGGGAAGCCTCTCCCAACTCCTCTGAACTCGATCTCCCTGTCCTCTCGTCAAGAGAAGCCTTCAGGTTGGGGGCAGAGGCAGGGATGAGAGGGGCGGGGCCTTGCGTTATAccaccctctacccctcccccgcACATAAGCTGGTCCACTGTACAGCTTCCCTTTGCCCCAGCCCCCTCCACGTGGgttcctctatcccccctcccctccgtCACTCCCAGTCTCCAAGGTGCATCTACTCTCCGAGGGGGACAACTCCGACCCTAGCGGGGAACCAGGACCCTCGGGCTGGGGTACCGGCTTCAAGAGGAGGGCTACCTCTGCACTTTTGAGCAGGATCCCCACACAGGCACTGAAGGGCTGGTGGTCTGGAGGGGGGTCCGATGTGGTCTTTGCCTTGTCTCGTTTGGAGCCCATCCCCTCCAGGTCCTGTTGCAGGGTGTGCTGCAAGGCTTTGATGCTGCGCTGCAGCCGCATCAGGAACATGTACTGCCTGTGgctcacctggacacacacattATACTCATAACTACACACACTTCAGCATTCTCAAATAAACACAGTGTAACGCATGTTGGTTCACATTACATGCACACGTCATACATTAATACaaagtgtataaaacattaggaacacttccctaatattgagttgcaccaccacccttttgccctcagaacagcctcaatttatcGATGCATGGACCCTACAGTGTgtggaaagcattccacagggatgctggcccatgttgactccaatgcttcctgcagttgtgtcaagttggctggatgtcctttggatggtggaccatttgtgatacacatgggaaactattgagtgtgaaaaacccagcagcgttgcactTCTTGACACATAAACCAGTGCAACTGGCACCTACTGCCAaaacccgttcaaaggcacttaaatatgttgtcttgctcattcaccctctgaatggcacacacacgtggcatcaataagggatcagacTGACCAGGAAAATaaaatgttcctaatgttttgtacacttagtgtacaCACACTCCAAAATATGAATCATCACTCACCTGAGCACTCAAATGCTTTTGTACGTGCACTAACATGTGCATGTCTGCCTCCTTACtggaagaggaagatgaggaaggtgGGGGGATGTTGTCCAGGGACAGTGGCTTGTGAAACCCGTTGCTCGGCGGCAGCGAGGCCTCTGTTGCCGTGGTGTCCGTAACAGTACTATAGTACTCCTTCAAAAGCTTCTTCCTCTGCAGACGTCCAACGGTATCCACAGGCTCGCTCCTGGCCAGGCCTGCAGCTGCAGAAAGGGGCGTTCTCTGCCCTCTCGAAGCCTTACCCATTAGCCGCTCCTGGTGCTGGGCATGTCTGACCGGCTGGCACGCCCACAGAGTGAGGGGGAAGGCATCAACGAAGGGCTGGGGCCGCCCCTTTCCGCCGCGCGTCCCCTCGTAGTCCACCCAGAACTGGGCAAAATGAACCGCCCACAAGTCTGTGGCAGCTGGCGTTTTGAGGGCATCCACGCCCAACGAGGGCGACACCAACCCTTTATACACATTGTGCAACATAGTGTCCTGCTCATGCGCGTGGCGCTGGAAAACGGGGTGGATCACcgggaaggaggtggaggagcgagggaaggaggAAAAGGAGGTGGAGAAGAACTGTTGTTcttgaaaggagaggaggagggcttcCAGGTGGGAGCGGGAGCAGTTGGGGTGGTGGCGGGTGTTGGTGGCCACCATCTCCGAGCATTGGACAGAGACGGAGCGGGGGAGGTCCTGGGGATAGGAGGGGTCCCTGTCCGTGGGCACTACCAactgtggtgggggagagaggaagagaaacacATTATTAGAAAATATACATAGAGGTCATCAATGTGTACAAGATGACTAATGAGCGTAATTTCCAATCTGTTGAAATGGAGTGTGTTGACCTTTAAGGGCTTTTTTCACAGCTATGGTAGTGTTTGCATTTCTCAACTGACTGAATCAAAGTGTCCAAGGAGTCAATATGAGTGTGTGATTTGAACAGCGACATAACATCATGACAGAGCCTGTGGTTGTGTATCCTTTCTGCCCTCTACCTTCAGCATTAGTCCGTCCACCCTGATGTCGATGTGCTCGTCAGGCTTCTGTTCCTCGTCGTTGAGCTTGTAGAGCTCCATGAACTGTTCCAGGCTCTGCCTCAGGTCCAGCGTAAACAGGTTGCACCACACCAGGCTCCTGGGGTCCAGCACCAGCTGCAGCGCATTCAGCTGCACATACAGGTTGGGGCAGGGGACTGCAGGAGGTGGGGAAGAGAAGATATAATAATCAATGCAAGGGACTACAGGAGGTGGGGAAGAGAAGAATATATAATAATCAATGCAAGGGACTGCAGGAGGTGGGGAAGAGAAGATTATATAATCAATGCAAGGGACTACAGGAGGTGGGGAAGAGAAGATGATATAATAATCAATGCAAGGGACTGCAGGAGGTGGGGAAGAGAAGATGATATAATAATCAATGCAAGGGACTGCAGGAGGTGGGGAAGAGAAGATGATATAATAATCAATGCAAGGGACTGCAGGAGAGTGGGGAAGAGAATAGAGGTTGGAAGAAAtgagtggagggggaagagaagagacgcACTAATGCATTCACCTTTCCCTCAGCACTAACACACCCGATTCACATAGACATCAAGTCAAGACTGCAAACAGTTCAATCAGGTGAGTTAGCGCTAGGCTGGAGTAAAACCTGTATACCCTGTAGGATGAGGGTCTAGGAACCAAAAACTAGGAACTGAATGAGAGTAGGAACCAATCTTACTGGGGTAGTCCTTTCCGTCAGGGAAGTAGTATTCGGTGAACTCGACGTGGATGGCAGGCATCTCAGGAGGGAGGTACAGGGACTTCTTATTACAGGAGATCATGGCCTTAGGGCTGGAGCGACGCTGGTCTGCTGTGgacacctgatacacacacacgggATGAGGTCAGTACGAGAAGTGGGTGGATCAGATAAGCACGTCAACTGTGTGCGTGTGCTGACCTGGTAGATGCTGAAGTCAGCTATCCTGAGGACAATGGAGCTGGACAGGAGCTGCGCTCTGGGGGTCTGGGGAGGACTGAGGATACTGGTAGAACTAGTACTGATCTTACCTAgaaaggagggggggagggagagaaaggatggTAGGGAGAATAAGGAGAcagtggggagagagaaaaacagagccAATCAGACCACCTGCCACACTCTGACATCATCTCAAAAGGTGTGTATCACCGCACACCGCGTGCGCACACCATCGGTTAGGGGGGTACCTGGCTCTAGGCATGAGAAGCAGCACTGTGCCCGCCCCCGTGCCCTCTCCCTCGCTCGTACCATGGCTCGTGCCCGCACCCACCCTGGGGGTAGGTCGTCTGGCCTCCTAACCACCACtattcttcctcttcctgtctcgtCCTGCCCTACGGGACcatacacactgtccctaacaCTGGAGACACTGGAGGGATACCTGGACACTGGAGAGGACAGAACTCAGAGTGACTAGGCAGTGTGATGCTAAGGAAACCAACACTTCACTTAATTCCAACTCTTGGGGCTCTTCTAAAAATTACCCACTAGATGACATCAAGTGTATTCTAGTTCAGTTGAATGTCAACTGTCTAACCATCCTCACTCTTCATGGGCTGCTGGGACAGATTTTTATAGTTGTTGAATAAAAAGTGAATCAGGACAGATGCGCCAACACACACCTTTATTGGATTACTATGTTTCAATCACATTGAGGggaggtgtgtctgtgtgagtgtttaccgtactctgtgtgtgtgcgtgcctgtgctGCTCTTTTGTTTACCGTGCTGTGGTGAGGTGTGACAGTTGGCCGGGCCATCCCGGTCTCTCTTGGCGGTCTTCAACATCTCCACGTTAGACTTGAACTCCTCCAGCAGACTCCTGGCCCAGCCCTCCCTGGCCTTAGTGGCCTCACTGTACTGCATCCAGTGGAGACAACTCTCACCTGGAGACAGATGAATGGGGGAGAGGACAGAAAGCAAAAGACAAGGGAGAAACCGTCGTCTAAGTACCTACTCTTGTCACTAATAGAGACGGTatacagacacagaaagacacgTTTTGTGGTGTTGAGAGATCAGAAAGATCACTATTACTCCCATCAGCTGTGTGGCAGTTGGAGGGAGGTTGGGTAGAAGTTGTGGTGGTGTTCACCTGCTCTGTGGGAGGGGTAGTAATGTTGGAGAGAGGTTGTGGTGGTGTCTACCTGCTCTGTGGGAGGGGTTGTAATGTTGGAGGTTGTGGTGGTGTTCACCTGCTCTGTGGGAGGGGTAGTAATGTTGGAGGGTGGTTGTGTAGAGGTTGTGGTGGTGTCTACCTGCTCTGTGGGAGGGGTAGTAATGTTGGAGAGGTTGTGGTGGTGTTCACCTGCTCTGTGGGAGGGGTAGTAATGTTGGAGGGTGGTTGTGTAGAGGTTGTGGTGGTGTCTACCTGCTCTGTGGGAGGGATAGTAGTCCAGGgtaatgtgactgaaggagagctGCATGGCCCCACCAGTTATCCTCTTATTGATCACtggagagagggttgggagggagagagggttgggagggagagagggttgggagggagagagggttgggagggagagagggttgggagggagagagggttgggagggagagagggatgcatGGAGGGAAGGAAGAAGGCAGAGGCAGAAGATAATGCGCAAAGGTCCAATGTGCGTCAGAGCCCAACTTGATGTGTAGgtatcagccagtcagtcaaacaTCTGTCTGAAGTTTGTgtgaggtatgtgtgtgttttacattTGTATGTGTGCGTGTACACGGGTCATGCGTCTGCGTGTACACGGGTCATGCGTCTGCGTGTACACGGGTCATGCGTCTGCGTGTACACGGGTCATGCGTCTGCGTGTACACGGGTCATGCGTCTGCGTGTACACGGGTCATGCGTCTGCGTGTACACGGGTCATGCGTCTGCGTGTACACGGGTCATGCGTCTGCGTGTACACGGGTCATGCGTGTGCGTGTACACGGGTCATGCGTGTGCGTGTACACGGGTCATGCGTGTGCGTGTACACGGGTCATGCGTCTGTGCGTGTACACGGGTCATGCGTCTGTGTGCGTGTACACGGGTCATGCGTCTGTGTGCGTGTACACGGGtcatgcgtctgtgtgtgcgtgtacacgggtcatgcgtctgtgtgtgcgtgtacacgggtcatgcgtctgtgtgtgcgtgtacgggtcatgcgtctgtgtgtgcgtgtacacgggtcatgcgtctgtgtgtgcgtgtacacgggtcatgcgtctgtgtgtgcgtgtacggGTCACGGGtcatgcgtctgtgtgtgcgtgtacacgggtcatgcgtgtgtgtgcgtgtacacggGTCATGCGTCTGTGTGCGTGTACACGGGTCATGCGTCTGTGCGTGTACACGGGTCATGCGTCTGTACACGGGTCATGCGTCGCGTGTACGGGtcatgcgtctgtgtgtgcgtgtacacgggtcatgcgtctgtgtgtgcgtgtacacgggtcatgcgtctgtgtgtgcgtgtacacgggtcatgcgtctgtgtgtgcgtgtacacgggtcatgcgtctgtgtgtgcgtgtacacgggtcatgcgtctgtgtgtgcgtgtacgggtcatgcgtctgtgtgtgcgtgtacacgggtcatgcgtctgtgtgtgcgtgtacacgggtcatgcgtctgtgtgtgcgtgtacacgggtcatgcgtctgtgtgtgcgtgtacacgggtcatgcgtctgtgtgtgcgtgtacacgggtcatgcgtctgtgtgtgcgtgtacacggGTCAtacgtctgtgtgtgcgtgtacacggGTCAtacgtctgtgtgtgcgtgtacacggGTCAtacgtctgtgtgtgcgtgtacacggGTCAtacgtctgtgtgtgcgtgtacacggGTCATACGTCTGTGTGTCACGGGTCAtacgtctgtgtgtgcgtgtacacggGTCAtacgtctgtgtgtgcgtgtacacggGTCAtacgtctgtgtgtgcgtgtacacggGTCATACGTCTGTGTGCGTGTACACGGGTCAtacgtctgtgtgtgcgtgtacacggGTCAtacgtctgtgtgtgcgtgtacacggGTCAtacgtctgtgtgtgcgtgtacacgggtcatacgtctgtgtgtgtgtgtacacgggtcatacgtctgtgtgtgtgtgtacacgggtcatacgtctgtgtgtgtgtgtacacgggtcatacgtctgtgtgtgtgtgtacacgggtcatacgtctgtgtgtgtgtgtacacgggtcatacgtctgtgtgtgtgtacctctgtcCTTGGCGTGTATGTCGTCACAGATGTGCAGGTCGAGGTGTGTGATCTGCAGGTGGTGGGAGGTCTCACACACGTCGAAGGCAGCGAACAGATTAGCCATGGTGGCGCTCTGGTCAGCCGCTGTGCCTGACGACACCTGCTGGCTACGCACCTGCTGGGCTGAAGGGGGCGCCGACGACTCCTGGATACAGACCAGAGACCGTAAAAAATACAGACACTATGCAGACACCGGCACAGAGACATATGGAGAAGCAGACAGACACAAATAAAATTAAGTGAACATCAATTTTATTAGTACATCCAACTAGTGTTGCTTGGGATAATGGCACCGTAGGGGATTTTtatgggctcctaaccaactgttcTATCTTGTGTGGGTTTTtccacattgtttgtaacttgttctgtacataatgttgcagctaccatctcttatgaccaaaaagctGATGGATATCGGAACAGGGATTACTCACCTCTAAATAGACAaagattattttattttatgagtCCGAcacgaaggatatactgctttttcgagaccaggcccaaatccctgtcattcgcaTGAAGATCAGACGGAAATACAGGGAGaggagatcagggtgccttgtgagaatttgttGGCAAGTGGGTAGCCCACCTCTGCCAtccattctattggccaacgtgcaatcactggaaaataagATGGATGATCTCCACTCGAGACCTTATCTCAACCAGAAGCcacggattacaggcaacatctgcaccggGAAACTAATCCGGATGCTTAGAAGAAATCCGACAaagccctcagacaaaccatcaaaaaggcaaagcgtcaatacaggaataAGATTGAATCCTATTACACCGGGGCTCTGGCGCTTGTCAgatatggcagggcttgcaaactattacagactacaaaagggaagcaccaccgagagctgcccagtgacgcaagcctaccagacaagctaaataccttctatgctcgcttcgaagcAAGCAACACCTAAGCATGCATGAGCGCACCAGCAATtccagacaactgtgtgatcacgctctctgtagccaatgtaaacaggacctttaaacaggtcaacattcacaaggctgcgaggccagacggattaccaggacgaaTACTCCGagaatgcgctgaccaactggcaagtgtcttcactgacattttcaacctctccctgaccgagtaagtaatacctacatgtttcaagcggaccaccatattccctgtgcccaagaaagtgaaggtaacctgcctaaatgactaccgccttgaagcactcacgtcggtagccatgaagtgctttgaaaggctggtcatgggcTCACAACAACagcatcccggaaaccctagacccactccaatttgcataccgccccaacagctACGCAGATGGCTAAATCtaaatcacactccacactgccctttcccacctggacacctatgtgaaaatgctgttcattgactacagctcagcgttcaacaccatagtgcccacaaagctcatcactaagctaaggaccctgggaataaacacctctggaacctggacttcctggcgggtcaccccccaggtggtaagggtaagcaacaacgcatctgccatg
The genomic region above belongs to Oncorhynchus masou masou isolate Uvic2021 chromosome 27, UVic_Omas_1.1, whole genome shotgun sequence and contains:
- the LOC135515719 gene encoding LOW QUALITY PROTEIN: bridge-like lipid transfer protein family member 3B (The sequence of the model RefSeq protein was modified relative to this genomic sequence to represent the inferred CDS: inserted 2 bases in 1 codon) — its product is MAGLIKKQILKHLSRFAKNLSPDKINLSTLKGEGQLTNLELDEEVLQSMLDLPTWLAINKVGCNKAAIRIPWTKLKTHPISLTLDKVVMEMSTCDEPRPPNGPSPIATASGQSEYGFAEKVVEGISLSINSIVVKISAKAFNASFELSQLQVYSVNTSWSLSDLRFTRIQDPHRGEILTFKEISWQMIRIEADAIQSAQNEMLSAPIRLITNQSKIRVTLKRRSKDCNVVASKLILILDDLLWVLTDSQLKAMVQYAKSLSEAMDKSAQQRKSMATEDQESSAPPSAQQVRSQQVSSGTAADQSATMANLFAAFDVCETSHHLQITHLDLHICDDIHAKDRVINKRITGGAMQLSFSHITLDYYPSHRAGESCLHWMQYSEATKAREGWARSLLEEFKSNVEMLKTAKRDRDGPANCHTSPQHGKISTSSTSILSPPQTPRAQLLSSSIVLRIADFSIYQVSTADQRRSSPKAMISCNKKSLYLPPEMPAIHVEFTEYYFPDGKDYPIPCPNLYVQLNALQLVLDPRSLVWCNLFTLDLRQSLEQFMELYKLNDEEQKPDEHIDIRVDGLMLKLVVPTDRDPSYPQDLPRSVSVQCSEMVATNTRHHPNCSRSHLEALLLSFQEQQFFSTSFSSFPRSSTSFPVIHPVFQRHAHEQDTMLHNVYKGLVSPSLGVDALKTPAATDLWAVHFAQFWVDYEGTRGGKGRPQPFVDAFPLTLWACQPVRHAQHQERLMGKASRGQRTPLSAAAGLARSEPVDTVGRLQRKKLLKEYYSTVTDTTATEASLPPSNGFHKPLSLDNIPPPSSSSSSSKEADMHMLVHVQKHLSAQVSHRQYMFLMRLQRSIKALQHTLQQDLEGMGSKRDKAKTTSDPPPDHQPFSACVGILLKSAEVALLLKPVPQPEGPGSPLGSELSPSESRCTLETGSDGGEGGXRGTHVEGAGAKGSCTVDQLMCGGGVEGGITQGPAPLIPASAPNLKASLDERTGRSSSEELGEASLEACTGGEEPGTGVDCKAQQGESSGADPTLSDPLSTKDWNEKNPGARLPESMSRKGSLSVVSDRLSSSNTRSTSLYSISNIGRLMRERSQSSFSVSYKNMKKTPSLQSLDNLSIDSYLMEDGDTDTYSLLERDDVSISGFKDVVREQSATEIAKEAAAVAAMGTGEQDGAGSPDTVSATSQSIDEPTKDMVSVLVLKVQCVCGGMEVRGESTAVSLEVGCVRPTQLGNVSLRQYLSNRSLGMVPPAPGSEGGGLEANSDGTTHLPEVRARLESGPCAATHSPLAETNGFLQLRLHGYRASFLMSSLRNLAHFLEDDSTPQVLPMEISIRDTHIDLKDDGLRDNPSDPDPTPITLHITNLLIHRTDDGAFSIGVENASEAGPKKEVQLIDSGLSPVSESVVSSTLKATQTPGPPSPSTTPSNKEQLLIEENECLKLELSNAKMALAEAQMEKDSLLHRMKSLKVNSS